The following proteins are co-located in the Vibrio astriarenae genome:
- a CDS encoding trypsin-like serine peptidase, giving the protein MKVLTLTVGLLSQSLVGTFATTFPPSVIEAVGWLEAENKQCTATLVSSHQVLTAAHCLYDTKKRRYFHPNKIQFFAGFEAGEYRLSSFAKDYTVGVKKFPKGQFDEKLVYNDWALITLSTGIGCSIEPIVLDKKAFKNQSLSTLGYGNSDQGFLSERHDCQYALPPREKTALRLKNCDIESGYSGGPLLRKQANKWYLVGVISAETEDSKGRKRQIAVPKIAFENKIKRPVCRR; this is encoded by the coding sequence ATGAAGGTCTTAACCTTAACAGTAGGCTTACTTTCCCAGTCGCTGGTAGGCACCTTTGCTACAACCTTTCCGCCATCGGTGATAGAGGCTGTGGGTTGGTTAGAAGCCGAAAATAAACAGTGTACTGCCACACTTGTTAGCTCTCATCAGGTTCTCACTGCAGCTCACTGTTTGTATGACACCAAGAAAAGGCGCTACTTTCACCCAAATAAAATTCAGTTCTTTGCAGGGTTTGAAGCGGGTGAATATCGCCTCTCCTCGTTTGCGAAGGACTATACGGTCGGGGTAAAAAAGTTTCCCAAAGGCCAATTTGATGAAAAGCTGGTCTATAACGATTGGGCGCTTATCACACTCAGCACTGGCATTGGCTGCAGTATTGAACCTATCGTACTCGACAAAAAAGCATTTAAAAATCAGAGTCTTTCGACCTTAGGTTATGGTAATAGCGACCAAGGATTTTTGTCTGAACGGCATGACTGTCAGTATGCGCTGCCTCCAAGAGAGAAAACCGCCCTACGACTCAAAAACTGTGATATTGAATCAGGGTACTCAGGTGGCCCTTTACTGCGCAAGCAAGCAAATAAATGGTATCTCGTTGGAGTGATATCAGCGGAAACCGAAGATTCTAAAGGGCGAAAAAGACAGATTGCTGTGCCGAAAATAGCCTTTGAAAACAAGATCAAGAGGCCTGTGTGTCGGCGCTGA
- a CDS encoding spondin domain-containing protein, with translation MKGRILFLAGTIAVLAGCGNDSDGSSATAVAADESTMRYSVSVANLTVNQPMSPLAILAHNSDFKLFEIGSMASVELEYLAEGGSNAELIALMDSNSSVGQGLSGNGLLLPGAADSVDVTLDSSYPYLSVASMLVNTNDAFVGETGINVAGLAVGEKYTMNMSVWDSGTEGNDELASTIPGPAGGGEGFNADRNDDDRVAFHSGVISQDDGLSSSALNATHRFLNPGAQLVITRIE, from the coding sequence ATGAAAGGTCGAATTTTATTTCTAGCGGGTACCATAGCTGTCTTGGCTGGTTGTGGTAACGATAGTGATGGTAGTAGTGCAACGGCAGTCGCTGCAGATGAGTCAACGATGCGATACAGCGTCAGTGTCGCTAACCTCACAGTCAATCAGCCAATGTCACCTCTTGCTATCTTAGCTCACAATAGCGATTTCAAACTGTTCGAGATCGGTAGTATGGCTTCTGTTGAACTTGAATACTTAGCAGAGGGAGGGAGCAACGCAGAACTGATTGCCTTAATGGACTCTAATTCCTCTGTGGGCCAAGGGTTATCGGGTAATGGGCTCTTGCTTCCAGGCGCTGCTGACAGTGTCGACGTAACACTGGATTCTAGTTATCCCTATTTGTCGGTCGCTTCAATGCTGGTCAATACCAATGATGCATTCGTTGGTGAAACAGGCATTAATGTTGCGGGGTTAGCTGTCGGCGAGAAGTACACCATGAACATGAGTGTTTGGGATTCTGGTACGGAAGGCAACGATGAACTGGCGAGCACGATTCCTGGTCCTGCTGGAGGGGGCGAAGGGTTCAATGCAGATCGCAATGACGATGACCGCGTGGCTTTCCACTCTGGTGTGATCTCGCAAGACGATGGCTTGTCGAGCTCAGCACTGAATGCGACTCATCGCTTCCTCAACCCTGGTGCTCAATTGGTGATTACAAGGATTGAATAA
- a CDS encoding spondin domain-containing protein, which yields MLKLSQIGLLVSTSAVAMSASFVNAAELEITVTNSTKGIYFTPLIVAAHNSDLFMFRTGETASSELESMAEGGDISGLSSVIGNAGGVVVENPADGILDPGMSTTFYLDSGTMGYLSLSAMLLPTNDGFVGLDSWAIPSEAGTYSAALYGYDAGTEANDELAGSMPNPPFITFGSGGTGVESTVTNDKVHIHPGNIGDSDSSGGISDLDNASHRWLNPVATITIVVK from the coding sequence ATGTTAAAACTCTCTCAAATCGGCTTACTTGTCTCTACCTCGGCAGTGGCAATGTCGGCATCATTCGTTAACGCAGCAGAATTAGAAATCACAGTCACCAATTCTACCAAAGGCATCTACTTTACTCCGTTAATCGTTGCGGCTCACAATAGTGATTTATTTATGTTCCGTACTGGCGAGACGGCATCAAGTGAGCTGGAATCGATGGCTGAAGGTGGCGATATCTCAGGACTCTCTAGCGTGATTGGTAATGCAGGTGGTGTCGTCGTAGAAAACCCAGCAGATGGCATTTTAGATCCTGGCATGAGTACCACTTTTTATCTTGATAGTGGCACAATGGGCTACCTATCTTTAAGCGCTATGTTGTTGCCGACAAACGATGGTTTCGTAGGGCTGGATAGTTGGGCGATTCCTTCTGAAGCTGGAACGTATAGCGCCGCGTTGTACGGCTATGATGCGGGTACTGAAGCAAATGATGAGCTTGCTGGTAGTATGCCAAACCCTCCCTTTATTACCTTTGGTAGCGGTGGCACAGGGGTAGAGTCGACAGTAACTAATGACAAGGTGCATATTCACCCAGGTAACATTGGCGATAGCGATTCTTCTGGTGGTATCAGCGATCTTGATAATGCTTCGCACCGCTGGCTGAACCCAGTTGCAACAATCACGATTGTTGTGAAGTAA
- a CDS encoding LysR family transcriptional regulator produces MVNAKLIALLPDLASYILIVKEGSFTAAAKKLDVSPSALSKLMTRLEKALNVKLIQRTTRKLIVTDSGQKVYEQAMVMLNAAQQAVEVSTIDHAEPAGTITVAAPEAFLNSVLQPFVVPFLEQYPEINLHLRAVDGEIDLFKYGIDVAFKLTDTPDEALVLKELGKTDLVLCASPEYLAKKGTPVHPDDLKQHDCLYLAETNTDNIWSFMHGEEIQTVEVHGRYAVNHSQMRLSGVKQGLGVGLFHDFVINEALESNEVVRVLSDWQIRSNYYGAIAMQYAQTKYMPARLRVFIDYINEQLNLTK; encoded by the coding sequence ATGGTTAATGCTAAACTCATCGCGCTACTTCCAGACTTAGCTTCATACATTCTTATTGTAAAAGAAGGCAGTTTTACTGCGGCGGCCAAAAAGCTGGATGTCTCTCCGTCGGCGCTAAGCAAATTGATGACCAGATTAGAAAAAGCGCTCAATGTTAAGCTCATACAACGCACGACACGTAAGCTTATCGTCACCGACTCTGGGCAAAAGGTTTATGAACAAGCGATGGTGATGTTAAATGCCGCTCAGCAAGCGGTAGAAGTCTCAACGATCGACCATGCAGAGCCCGCAGGCACCATCACCGTTGCCGCCCCCGAAGCATTTCTTAATTCGGTTTTGCAGCCCTTTGTGGTTCCCTTTCTCGAGCAATACCCAGAAATCAACCTTCATTTACGCGCAGTAGACGGTGAAATCGACCTATTTAAATACGGCATTGATGTCGCATTTAAACTTACTGATACACCCGATGAGGCTCTTGTACTTAAAGAGCTTGGTAAAACAGATTTAGTACTCTGTGCAAGTCCAGAGTACTTGGCTAAAAAAGGCACCCCTGTTCATCCTGACGATCTTAAACAACATGACTGTCTGTATCTTGCTGAAACCAACACAGACAACATCTGGAGCTTTATGCATGGTGAAGAGATCCAAACCGTTGAGGTGCATGGACGCTATGCGGTAAACCACTCTCAAATGCGTCTGAGCGGTGTCAAGCAGGGTTTAGGCGTGGGGCTATTTCATGACTTCGTTATCAACGAGGCTCTAGAAAGCAATGAGGTCGTTCGGGTGTTAAGTGACTGGCAGATAAGAAGTAATTATTACGGTGCTATTGCGATGCAATATGCCCAAACTAAATATATGCCAGCCAGACTTCGTGTGTTTATCGACTATATCAATGAGCAGCTAAACCTAACCAAATAG
- a CDS encoding phosphatase, translated as MELVVDTHTHTYASGHAYSTLNENAASARENGLKLLCTTDHAESMPGAPHYWFFSNQRVLPRVINGVGIVRGVEANLMNVEGQIDLHPSVDRNLDWVIASFHEPVFHPANVSTHTQALINAIKSGRVDALGHLGNPNFDFDYESVIHCAAEHNVAIEINNTTLLGNSRVGSVERCYDIAEVAKKAGAFITTGSDAHYCNDVGNLNLVKSLLNQVGVAPEQVITSSVQRFTSFLELRGRDRIEVFNTL; from the coding sequence ATGGAGTTAGTTGTCGATACTCATACCCACACATACGCGAGTGGCCACGCCTACAGTACGCTAAACGAAAACGCCGCCAGCGCGCGCGAAAATGGGCTTAAGCTACTTTGTACTACCGATCACGCAGAGTCGATGCCGGGTGCCCCTCACTATTGGTTCTTCTCCAATCAACGCGTGTTGCCTCGTGTGATTAACGGGGTTGGTATTGTTCGAGGCGTTGAAGCTAACTTAATGAATGTTGAAGGCCAGATAGATTTACACCCAAGTGTTGATCGAAACCTAGATTGGGTGATAGCCAGCTTTCATGAGCCAGTTTTCCATCCTGCTAACGTAAGTACTCACACACAGGCGCTTATCAATGCCATCAAATCAGGTCGTGTCGATGCACTAGGGCATCTTGGTAACCCTAATTTTGATTTTGACTATGAGTCGGTGATTCATTGTGCTGCAGAGCATAACGTCGCGATCGAAATTAATAACACAACGCTGCTCGGTAACAGCCGAGTTGGCAGTGTAGAACGCTGTTATGATATCGCTGAGGTGGCTAAAAAAGCAGGCGCGTTTATCACTACCGGCAGTGATGCTCACTACTGTAACGATGTAGGCAACTTAAATCTGGTCAAAAGTCTGTTAAATCAGGTGGGCGTTGCGCCGGAGCAAGTCATTACCTCAAGCGTTCAGCGTTTTACCTCTTTCCTTGAGCTGCGCGGTCGTGACCGTATTGAAGTGTTTAATACGCTGTAA
- a CDS encoding cytochrome b562 codes for MKNTVVAALLVASFSLSAGEFDLKANMQEMRLSFKQAAEATTLEEMQAPVTELSVLIRESKSASYPQEKTELYQEGFQRLAVSIDEVKQHLDAGDFEQAQTSLRQIDDLRVEYHKQRNPSIWQRLFG; via the coding sequence ATGAAGAACACCGTTGTTGCCGCGCTACTTGTAGCGAGCTTTAGTCTTTCGGCAGGTGAATTCGATCTGAAGGCAAATATGCAAGAGATGCGTTTGTCATTTAAACAGGCGGCAGAAGCGACCACGCTTGAGGAGATGCAAGCGCCAGTTACAGAGCTTAGTGTCCTTATTCGCGAGTCAAAATCAGCGAGTTATCCGCAAGAGAAAACCGAACTGTATCAAGAGGGTTTTCAGCGCCTAGCGGTATCAATCGATGAAGTGAAACAGCACCTTGATGCCGGTGATTTTGAGCAGGCGCAAACGAGTTTACGCCAAATTGATGACCTGCGTGTTGAGTATCACAAGCAGCGTAATCCTTCGATTTGGCAGCGACTATTTGGTTAG